A section of the Glandiceps talaboti chromosome 8, keGlaTala1.1, whole genome shotgun sequence genome encodes:
- the LOC144439224 gene encoding Na(+)/citrate cotransporter-like: MSGHWSKNDRISNEEKRASSRDRTPSNLRIAFNTGLAYSANIGGVGTLIGSGVQLVMLDIVEGHGCCSDSSKAYNIANRKNDKNGKGDVAAGIRKEYDDLGPMKWAEIIILIMFMVLILAWFFEEPRFIPGWKIIFKEGYVTATCIALTLAILCFILPASGPSCQDFGGTAKPYKPMLEWGYAQQNVNWGILLFIGGIQTLSQTVNETGLAAIIGEQFEVVGDWPAWLVLVFLSTASTVLTEVTSGAIIMTVLMPVIQTVALANGVHPWYFIISTTLGMNLCFCLPAGNVINAMVIANNDVTIPSMFIKLNVYSVRTIKSGLLMNVLCLAVNNIAMNTYGRLVLQLDTIPEWAMAPNVSTPHFTMELTTVL, from the exons ATGTCGGGACACTG gTCTAAAAATGACAGAATTTCTAACGAAGAAAAGAGAGCGAGCTCCCGCGACAGGACTCCTTCAAACTTGAGAATTGCCTTTAACACTGGATTAGCTTACTCGGCTAACATAGGGGGTGTGGGGACTTTAATTGGAAGTGGAGTTCAACTCGTCATGCTGGACATCGTGGAAGG ACATGGTTGCTGTTCAGATTCGTCAAAGGCCTATAATATTGCAAATcgtaaaaatgacaaaaatgggAAAGGTGACGTCGCTGCTGGAATTCGTAAAGAATATGACGACTTAGGACCAATGAA atGGGCAGAAATTATCATTCTCATTATGTTTATGGTGTTGATATTAGCATGGTTTTTCGAGGAACCAAGATTTATACCGGGGTGGAAAATAATCTTTAAAGAAGG GTATGTTACTGCCACTTGTATTGCTTTGACACTGGCAATATTGTGCTTTATCCTGCCAGCTTCAGGACCATCATGTCAAGATTTTG GAGGAACTGCTAAGCCATATAAACCAATGCTAGAATGGGGATACGCTCAACAAAATGTAAACTGGGGTATCTTGTTATTCATCGGTGGTATACAGACATTGTCACAGACAGTAAAT GAGACGGGACTTGCCGCTATTATTGGTGAACAATTTGAGGTTGTAGGAGATTGGCCTGCATGGTTAGTGTTGGTTTTCCTTTCCACGGCTTCAACGGTACTGACTGAAGTCACAAGTGGTGCGATAATTATGACAGTTCTTATGCCTGTCATCCAGACAGTG GCCTTAGCTAATGGTGTTCATCCCTGGTACTTTATCATATCTACAACACTGGGTATGAACCTCTGTTTTTGCCTACCAGCAGGAAATGTCATCAACGCCATGGTTATTGCTAATAACGATGTAACAATACCATCTATG TTTATCAAACTCAATGTCTACAGTGTGAGAACC ATAAAGAGTGGTCTTCTGATGAACGTGCTTTGCCTTGCTGTTAacaatattgcaatgaataCCTATGGAAGATTGGTTTTGCAGCTGGATACAATCCCGGAATGGGCTATGGCACCGAACGTTTCTACACCTCATTTTACAATGGAACTGACCACAGTGCTCTAG